The Pseudomonas nunensis genome includes the window CACGGTAGGTCGATGTAGGGTGTAAATGGTGAACGCGGAAATGAACATCGACCAGAGATAGTAACTTCCTACCCGATGCAGCCATTTCCAGGCGGATTTCCCCAGCCACGCAGCGGTTCGATCGAACGACGTGGCGACCATCGCATACATGAACAGGTAGCCGATGGCGCCGAGGATGCTGAAGGCAAAGGGTGGTTTAGCCGTGTCGAACAGCGCGGGTGCTGCGATGGCGAATGCGATGACCGCTGCCATGTGCACGGTGTGCGCGGCAGCGAAGGCCACCCCCAGGTAGCGCCGGTTACGTTTCAACCAGTGGGTGCGAGGTGCCGGCCATAGTGTGTGCAGCGCGGAAGCTGCGAATGCCGTGCAAAACAGCACCAGTGCAAAACGTGCGGAGAATACAGCCACCGCGCGCACTCCCACCACATCAGGCTGAGCGACCCCGATTGCCAGGGCGACAGCCAATACCACCGTCGTCAGGCTGGCGCACAGGTACCAGCCTTCCTGCCATTTTCCGTAATAGCTTGGGGTCGTCATGCCGACTGCTTCCAATGAATACACGTCCATGTTCCTCGAGTCAGCCGCTGGGTGGGCCGCGCTGACCAGAGTTTATTGGATCCAATAGATCCAGCTGGCGATGAACATATGACTGAGCATTCAATATGTCAAGATGTGTACGAAGAGAGGGCTTGGCGGTGATAGCCCGGTTTTATTGGGCTTAAGGCAGATTTGTCGGAGATTTTTCACATAAATAACGACACGTATTTATTTTTTAGCGGGTAATTATTGAATATTTATTCACTATTGTTGACCGCAGACGGCCGCAGTTCCCCAACCTGCGATGGACAGGTGCCGGGGACCGCTGGTGGTCATCATTGTTGGCTGGAACAGGCGAAGGGTTCTACGGCGCTGCCGGCAACAAAAACCGCGCAATCACCGGCAGATGATCGGAAATCCGCAGCGTATCGTCCTGCCGCACCGTAGCTTCCACCCGTTTGATCCGTGGACTGTAAAACAGGTAATCAACCGTTCGGTCCGGGCCATTCAAGCCCGGATCATTCGGGTAATGGGTCAGCCACTGCGCCCGATCGACGCCGCTGGCTTCATTGTTGGTGGGGATCATCGGGTATTTGTCCCACAGCACGTGCAGGGCGCTGTCGGCGGAGTAGGGCGTGCGCTGCTCGGCGGGCAGGCGTCGGTACT containing:
- a CDS encoding ferric reductase-like transmembrane domain-containing protein; the encoded protein is MYSLEAVGMTTPSYYGKWQEGWYLCASLTTVVLAVALAIGVAQPDVVGVRAVAVFSARFALVLFCTAFAASALHTLWPAPRTHWLKRNRRYLGVAFAAAHTVHMAAVIAFAIAAPALFDTAKPPFAFSILGAIGYLFMYAMVATSFDRTAAWLGKSAWKWLHRVGSYYLWSMFISAFTIYTLHRPTVELHVVLCVSLLVIAISLRSVAAWIRRSQLKVQGAAAR